The following are from one region of the Lacinutrix sp. Bg11-31 genome:
- a CDS encoding serine hydrolase — translation MKKIFYVSIGLCILLSFGFISYPIDGYERTGIKRLYQIHKMQIDSVPYNRIPFGAYKKLADIKLNLTSRTEDSIKELFVENKEFAERIKRLVPSGAYSLAVMDMTNANDLKYAAYRENVGYQPGSVGKIAVLNAVFTQMAKVCTDFDQRIMYLKDIKVSSRYWGTGDHHTVPIYDIEKDKLTKRQVVASDKFSLFEWLDHMVSVSNNGAASVMYREAMLMAAFGSDYVNLTEEQGENYFKDTPRDSLTNLANMVVNEPLRTLGITEDDWRLGGMFTRTADKYVGRKGGSIGTPKGLMKWFIKLEQGKIVDTNTSLEMKRLLYSTDRRIRYAKSNRLDSAAVYFKSGSYYKCDRKKDPNCKDYAGNVFNYMNSVIIVEHPNNGSKYIVCLMSNVLNKNSAGAHMYLASKIDDLIEKNNENSDAKLDENFKDKDDTGGN, via the coding sequence ATGAAAAAAATATTCTACGTATCAATTGGTCTTTGTATTCTACTTTCTTTTGGTTTTATATCATATCCAATAGATGGTTACGAGCGTACTGGAATTAAACGTTTGTACCAAATACATAAAATGCAAATAGACAGTGTGCCTTATAACCGTATTCCGTTTGGTGCCTATAAAAAGTTAGCAGATATTAAACTTAATTTAACGTCTAGAACCGAAGATAGCATTAAAGAATTATTTGTAGAGAATAAGGAATTTGCAGAACGCATAAAACGCTTGGTACCAAGTGGTGCTTATTCTTTAGCAGTTATGGACATGACGAATGCTAACGATTTAAAATATGCAGCTTATAGAGAAAATGTAGGTTATCAACCAGGAAGTGTTGGTAAAATAGCTGTTTTAAATGCTGTATTTACGCAAATGGCTAAGGTTTGTACCGATTTCGATCAGCGTATTATGTACCTAAAAGATATTAAAGTGTCTTCTCGTTATTGGGGAACTGGAGATCACCATACTGTGCCAATTTATGATATTGAAAAAGATAAACTAACAAAAAGACAAGTTGTTGCTAGCGATAAATTTTCGTTATTCGAATGGTTAGACCATATGGTTTCTGTGAGTAATAATGGTGCTGCAAGTGTTATGTACAGAGAGGCAATGTTAATGGCTGCCTTTGGTTCAGATTATGTTAATTTAACTGAAGAACAAGGCGAAAACTATTTTAAAGACACACCAAGAGATAGCTTAACTAACTTAGCAAATATGGTTGTAAACGAACCTTTAAGAACTTTAGGAATAACTGAAGACGATTGGAGACTTGGTGGTATGTTTACACGTACAGCAGATAAGTATGTTGGTAGAAAAGGTGGTAGTATTGGTACGCCTAAAGGTTTAATGAAATGGTTTATAAAACTAGAACAAGGTAAAATTGTAGATACAAATACAAGTCTTGAAATGAAACGACTACTCTACTCTACAGATAGACGTATTCGTTATGCAAAATCTAATAGACTAGATAGTGCTGCTGTATATTTTAAGTCTGGTAGTTATTACAAATGCGATAGAAAGAAAGATCCTAATTGTAAGGATTATGCTGGAAATGTATTTAATTATATGAACTCTGTTATTATTGTAGAGCATCCTAACAACGGCTCTAAATACATTGTTTGTTTAATGTCTAACGTATTAAACAAGAATTCAGCTGGAGCACACATGTATTTAGCAAGCAAGATTGACGATTTAATTGAAAAAAACAACGAAAACTCCGATGCTAAATTAGATGAGAACTTTAAAGACAAAGATGATACTGGCGGAAACTAA
- a CDS encoding GNAT family N-acetyltransferase → MKPLDFSKEYILENDSVKLIPLKPEDFNILSTFSLNEPTLWEYSLQPANGLDNLKSYLDKALQDKADKKAYPFLVFDKRTNEYAGSTRFYDYQEQYNTIQLGYTWYGKAFQGTGLNKNCKFLMLSLAFETLGVERVEFRADNNNKRSIAAMKSLGCTVEGILRQNCATPNGARRDSIILSILKDEWFDGIKTNLESRL, encoded by the coding sequence ATGAAACCTCTAGACTTTAGTAAAGAATACATATTAGAAAACGATAGTGTTAAATTAATACCTTTAAAACCTGAAGATTTTAATATTCTTTCAACCTTTTCTTTAAATGAGCCAACGTTGTGGGAATATTCTCTACAACCAGCAAATGGATTAGATAATTTAAAATCTTATTTAGACAAAGCATTGCAGGACAAAGCAGATAAAAAAGCGTATCCTTTTTTAGTATTCGATAAACGAACAAATGAGTATGCTGGAAGTACACGTTTTTATGATTATCAAGAACAATACAACACAATTCAGTTAGGTTATACTTGGTATGGGAAAGCATTTCAAGGTACAGGATTAAATAAAAATTGTAAGTTTTTAATGCTGTCTTTAGCTTTCGAAACACTTGGAGTTGAGCGTGTAGAATTTAGAGCAGACAATAATAATAAAAGAAGTATTGCAGCCATGAAAAGTTTAGGTTGTACTGTGGAAGGTATTTTAAGGCAAAATTGTGCCACACCAAATGGAGCAAGGCGAGACAGTATTATACTAAGTATTTTAAAAGACGAATGGTTTGATGGAATTAAAACTAATTTAGAATCACGATTATAA
- a CDS encoding PEP/pyruvate-binding domain-containing protein, which produces MFRKIIPLLVILIALSLKTEAQELNTKQIKNLIEAYKKDARGPFNRIKWFCEDGTEREPKDPCPDSIGGGIQHANFKESAINLRKTNNLYFGEIIAAVKQNEFLDRKNNFSRLKQYQLGRYLASVDDGWVLQKAQYYRGALQSEDEEAWGKDFFEWLLKDEQFIDANYYFLRQTLKDIPHNGDDNIAQLMRSQSKTISEDFKPFMDIRIKIHGQPEVTDIKLVKDFMESKTIPEKLKKDFDALLTTMYKFYSPIDFTRLENELKSLPSNNITTKRIQDFIAANKSDRTSASFISEIATILVEIRSNILSYKSSKDRLKVLDLSNQLEYILLTETQNWQTKTPGESLDKISALSCAALGSGLIEDWEYNAIEQTTNSKIANNDLNINDLNQLLTTSRSVVEWSAAMVKANYQDIVDDYTAFEPLSYGFIDDRVRSSVALSLGETVSEFGAFVSKTSKINNNVMSIENQSAIRGLNPGYAFGELVVVDGNPDDVEVISNNIYIFEKPPHDLKPVAGIITVSEGNLVSHVQLLARNLGIPNAVLSYDNLKAMKKYNGKTIFYAVSNKGSVIIKAEDAMSSTEKELFSKKERSKNIIAVPVDQIRLDVSKVLNMRDVDAKDSGKLCGPKAANLGELKQLFPEQVVEGIIIPFGIFRSHMNTQMPNQNKTYWEYLNATFTVANDMRNNKTDEASVEEFQLKNLKKLHDAIINMPLEVSFVTDMKVNFKSAFGNTIGNVPVFLRSDTNMEDLKEFTGAGLNLTLFNIKDEDAIVKGIKRVWASAYTERSFKWRQKYLSNPENVFPSILIIPSVDVDYSGVMITKGINSGNDNDLTVAFSRGAGGAVDGQSAETRLISSKTDELLAPARQNDYIRLPDYGGTKKYTTTFESPILNARNISDIRTLATEIRKKMVQHADTPNQAYDVEFGFKDDKLWLFQIRPFVENKQAKSSEYLSSISPKIEGVTLISLSEKL; this is translated from the coding sequence ATGTTTAGAAAAATAATCCCTTTACTAGTAATTCTTATTGCTTTAAGCTTAAAAACAGAAGCACAAGAACTTAATACAAAACAAATTAAAAACTTAATTGAAGCTTATAAAAAAGATGCTCGAGGTCCTTTTAATCGTATCAAATGGTTTTGTGAAGATGGTACCGAACGCGAACCAAAAGATCCATGCCCAGACAGTATTGGTGGAGGAATACAACATGCTAATTTTAAAGAATCTGCTATAAATTTAAGAAAAACTAATAACCTTTACTTTGGTGAAATTATTGCTGCAGTAAAGCAAAATGAGTTTTTAGATAGAAAGAATAATTTTAGCCGATTAAAACAATACCAACTAGGTAGATATCTAGCGAGTGTTGATGATGGTTGGGTATTACAAAAAGCGCAATATTATAGAGGCGCTTTGCAAAGTGAAGATGAAGAAGCTTGGGGAAAAGACTTTTTTGAATGGTTATTAAAAGACGAGCAGTTTATTGATGCAAACTACTATTTTTTAAGACAGACTTTAAAAGATATCCCGCATAATGGCGATGATAATATTGCGCAATTAATGAGAAGCCAGAGTAAAACCATATCTGAAGATTTCAAGCCATTTATGGATATTAGAATAAAAATACACGGACAACCTGAGGTTACAGATATTAAGCTTGTTAAAGATTTTATGGAATCTAAAACTATTCCAGAAAAACTAAAGAAAGATTTTGATGCTTTATTGACAACCATGTATAAATTCTACTCTCCTATCGATTTTACAAGATTGGAAAATGAATTAAAATCGTTACCAAGTAATAATATTACGACTAAAAGAATTCAAGATTTTATTGCTGCTAATAAAAGTGATAGAACATCTGCTTCTTTTATTTCTGAAATCGCTACTATTTTAGTTGAAATTAGAAGTAATATCTTAAGCTACAAAAGCAGTAAAGACCGTTTAAAAGTGTTGGATTTATCTAATCAATTAGAATATATTTTACTTACCGAAACTCAAAATTGGCAAACCAAAACACCTGGAGAGAGCCTAGATAAAATTAGTGCTTTGTCTTGTGCTGCTTTGGGATCTGGTTTAATTGAAGACTGGGAATACAACGCTATAGAACAAACAACTAATAGTAAAATTGCAAATAATGATTTAAATATTAATGATTTAAACCAATTGCTAACCACAAGCCGAAGTGTTGTAGAATGGAGTGCTGCAATGGTTAAAGCAAATTATCAAGATATTGTAGACGATTACACAGCATTTGAGCCTTTATCTTATGGATTTATAGACGACCGCGTTAGAAGTAGCGTTGCCTTAAGTTTAGGTGAAACTGTTAGCGAATTTGGGGCTTTTGTTTCTAAAACGTCTAAGATTAACAATAACGTTATGTCTATAGAAAACCAAAGTGCTATAAGAGGATTAAATCCTGGATATGCCTTTGGAGAATTGGTTGTTGTAGATGGCAATCCTGATGACGTTGAAGTGATCAGTAATAATATTTATATTTTTGAAAAACCACCTCACGATTTAAAACCAGTTGCTGGAATAATAACGGTTTCTGAAGGCAACTTAGTGTCTCACGTACAACTTTTAGCTCGTAATTTAGGAATCCCTAATGCTGTATTATCTTATGATAATTTAAAAGCAATGAAAAAATACAATGGCAAAACGATTTTCTATGCGGTGTCTAATAAAGGTAGTGTGATTATTAAAGCTGAAGACGCTATGTCTTCTACCGAAAAAGAGCTTTTTAGCAAAAAAGAGCGTAGTAAAAACATTATTGCTGTCCCTGTAGATCAAATTCGTTTAGATGTATCAAAAGTGCTTAATATGCGTGATGTTGATGCTAAAGACTCTGGTAAACTATGCGGACCAAAAGCTGCGAATTTAGGTGAGTTAAAGCAATTGTTTCCTGAACAAGTTGTGGAAGGTATTATTATTCCTTTCGGAATTTTTAGATCGCACATGAATACCCAAATGCCAAACCAAAACAAAACGTATTGGGAATACCTAAACGCTACGTTTACGGTTGCTAACGATATGCGTAATAATAAAACTGACGAAGCATCAGTTGAAGAATTTCAGCTTAAAAACTTAAAAAAGTTGCATGATGCTATTATAAACATGCCTTTAGAAGTTAGTTTTGTTACCGATATGAAAGTTAATTTTAAATCGGCTTTTGGGAATACAATTGGTAATGTTCCTGTGTTTTTACGTAGTGATACCAATATGGAAGACTTGAAAGAGTTTACTGGCGCTGGTTTAAATTTAACGTTGTTTAATATTAAAGATGAAGATGCCATTGTAAAAGGCATAAAACGTGTTTGGGCAAGTGCCTACACAGAACGTAGCTTTAAATGGCGTCAAAAATATTTAAGTAATCCTGAAAATGTATTTCCTTCTATTTTAATAATACCAAGTGTAGATGTTGATTATTCTGGTGTTATGATTACTAAAGGTATAAACTCTGGAAATGATAACGATTTAACTGTTGCTTTTAGCCGTGGTGCTGGTGGTGCTGTAGATGGACAAAGTGCAGAGACACGTTTAATCTCATCTAAAACAGATGAATTATTAGCGCCTGCAAGACAAAACGATTACATAAGACTTCCAGATTATGGAGGTACTAAAAAATATACGACAACTTTTGAGTCTCCAATTTTGAATGCTCGTAATATTAGTGACATTAGAACATTGGCAACCGAAATTAGAAAAAAAATGGTGCAACATGCCGATACTCCAAATCAAGCTTACGATGTAGAATTTGGTTTCAAGGATGATAAATTGTGGTTGTTTCAAATTCGTCCGTTTGTGGAAAATAAGCAAGCGAAAAGTTCGGAATACCTCTCTTCTATCTCACCAAAAATTGAAGGCGTTACATTAATTAGTCTTTCAGAAAAACTATAA